AGGTAGTCTGCTAACCATACAATCGGCCGAGCTGTTTATACGTGAAGATATACACGTGTAATCCCCACAACTATTGTCTGTgcttcttgtgtagtttggtgtcttgttatatcatacttttcgttccctaaAGCTGCCcagtcgggccccggtttggaaatgtgacgccgGCCCGTCGAGAATGGTTAACAGGCTACCGGAGATAGGATGGGATATTTAGATCTGACTGGTCCCCTTTTTTTCTAGTTTGGGGATGAACCGAGTGGTGATTAAGAAGGGCCATCCCGGCACGGCGTTCTACATGGTGTTCTCAGGACGGGTGGGCGTGGTCACCACAGACGACCCGGACGAGCTGATGCAACGGGCCAGCATGGTGGTGCTCAGGAAGGGCGACATTTTTGGGGTAGGtgtagatacagtcaaacctgattGATaggattttcatcaagcagtgactactttttaaaggtaaacacaacgtacctccaaattttcgatggctatcagtccatcttgttcgcGAAGTGACTCGGTTCTCGCGAGAGCTAGGTCGAGACTTGAGTGAATCTTCTGCCCCTCAACctgcctccttgcggagtaggggtaagtaggacttgggtagctcccagccatcattgCGGTTCAGCTAttatccacgcaagtctcgacctagttctcacaactctcgcgagaactgggtcactccgtgatcaagatggtttggtagccatcgaaaatttggaggtacgtgtgtttacctttaaaaagtagtcactggtTGCTGAAAAGcctattaactgtgtacatacgtgaataatgaatctcttcaacgacagtcaaacctgcaattagcggccacctttgcatagccatcacctggccattgcggtcactttttgtcattAAGAAAGCGGTCACCTGTctaacgcggccacggccacacaatttccgTTCCCGtggatacagaaacactgcatattgcGGCCATACAGCGGCCGCATGCCACCCTGAGCCGAGCTttaaatcgtagtttgcgagaaTTTGGCGTTCCCGACAGGTAGTGGTCTGGTAGCGTGTCTTGAACGTTATAGCTCGTATGCTATAacgtagctggtgtgttacgccgaacggcggttataccggctatatagatacagatacagatacagtatgTGAAGGATGCTTCTTTTTGGCAACAGTGGACAGTCGCAGTTCTCTTTAGACTACACGGTAGCGTGCATGTATACGTGTTGCCACCCATTAACTACCCTGGGAAACCAAACTCAAAGAGGCGGCGCAAAcgagagttaccgatccccgccTGTCTCACGCGCGCCCGCAACTATACCCCCGCCCACTACCAGCTGGTCCCACTACGCCGGTCCCCAACTATCGCTTGCTTCTCCTTGAGAGGCAAGCGATAGTTGAGGCCAGCTGGATCGTCTGGCGGGCGGGTGTTGGGAAAGCGGGTGTTCCTGGAGCGCGTGTGGCGGGGATCGGTAAACCTTGCGCGCGGCTCTCAGGAGTCTGCGTTCTCCCAGGGTACCAATtgaccaccaccaccaccctcCACCCCCAGGAGATGGCTATGATCACAGGAGCCTCGCGGAACGCCACCGTGCAGACCCTGGAGCAGACAGAACTGGTGGTGGTGGACAGCTACAACCTGCGGGACAGTGACATGCATGCCCTCCTCAAGCGGGACTTCAAGGCCAAATACGACTTTCTCAGGTTGGTACGACCAAGATACACCCGTGAAGAAGGAGTTTCACGATCCCAAGTATTCATGCGCGGCGAAAATTTCATTTGTGGGTACTATGTCGGAGGTTAAGGCCACGAAAGTctggaaaatgtccagactatgcatggtgtacaaaatgaccaataaactggtggacgtacacCAGCTCATAAACGAACTAGAAAAAGTCATACCAGAGtcaccaacctaggattgatgtgttcaaaaattcgtattttcgaAAATgtgaactatcgtagattggaatatgttatcaccaagcacagtaggggcatcttctttggatagttttaaataacacttgcagatagatgtgcaaaagttaggtgtgacaggtcgttcagtgtaatataaccagctgctgccgcgccgcgtgcctgcgaagctggtgtgttacgtcgaagggcggttataccggctatatagatatagatacagatacagatacagaaacatgtAACCAAGAGATGCAGAACTAGCTATAGTCAGCATttccctgaggaaggtgtcaGAGGGTCTGCCGAAACGTTAGCAGATTTGGAATTGGTTATGTACCACAAGGCCAGGAAATACAAATgcctaatacaaatgtatcaataACGTACCCATACAAAGTGCACTGTGATAGGACAATCAGTAAGATCCTCAAACAATCCTAATAGTCAAATGAAGACACTTGTTAGGCCCCTGTATTTAATGCTTAGCGTTTCTAAATGTGATCTTCTTGTTTGCGCACAGAAAACTCGATCTGTTCTCTCCGTGGGGAGACGAGCCTATGGAGAAGTTAGCCTCGCTATCTAAAACGGAGACGATGCCGCATGGTAACGTGGTGGTCACCGACATGGGAGAGGAGCCCATCATAGTCTTCATTACTAAGGTTTTTGCATCTTACTTTTGTCCAATGGCTGTTGTTGTCAAAGCGAGAATAAGGTAGTTAAGACAAATGGTTCGTGATTGGCCAACGACAACCACCCAATCAGGCTGCTTGCTGTCGCAATCACGAAATAGTAATGTACAGCATTGAAATGAGAAACCACATCTAACTGCACCTCACGGAACCATGTGACCCATATAGATATGTGTAAACGGCTTGTGccatgttgcgaaacgacttgtgcCACGAGGCGAAACGACTTGTAAGCTTTAAGGCGAAACGACTTGTAATCGAAAAGTACCATTGTACACAATACATTTTCAGCTTTCTACCATACATAAAGGTGGGTCAAAAGGAATCTTTGCTGGTTGCGAATACACCCgatatttattttattcatatACGCGTCGTTTTATATGAATGAAATACTGAGCCTTTTGTGGCACTTACCCACAGGGTCACTGTGATGTCATAAAACTAGTCGACATCTCCCAAGCGACGATGGACATGGAAGACGGAGGATCAAATATGTCCGAGAGATTTTCCTCACACCTGTCAGCAAAAACACTGTCATCCCATCATCACATCTTACCGCCTATCACACAAGAGACTGTTTCTGACCAACACTTGGGTAGTTCGGTGGAGAATGTTGTCGGTGAGAAGAAAGAAGAGGTTCATCGCGCGAGGAGCAAAAGTGTTGATGTTAGGGTGAGGTTTACCGATCCAAGGAGAACAATAGAGCCAAAACAACTCCTGTCGTTCAGTGACATCCCCATGCCTGCTGAAATCGCGAAAATCGAAAGGTATATATGAAATACGTTGATGAAAGTTATATCAGAGCTCGGCGGTACTGAAACGCCGACTAGTAATCCATGATTGTAGTGCAGCCATAAACCTGTCTAGGCTATAGCATTGGCTAAGATTCGatataggttagacatccaggtaataagatacgccaaaaagcaggaaatcaagcaactgggtatggttttggaaacggtcaggcgtttcggatagcatccactatctttcgtcagtgacactgaagtgatcttggagaaactggtcttttataccctatctatgaatgcaaaataactgaagacaattttgaatgTCCAATAGAAAACAAGGTAAAGTCAAGCTTTGATTCCACTGGGAAACAAAGGTAAGCCAAAGCTAGCTAAGACAAGTTTGATGCAAACGTttggctgtttccaaaatcatatccagttgcttgagtaactgctttatggcgtatatatgaaatattatCCTtccaaatctccaagcagatccactgACCCAAACAATATTCAGTAACGACAGTTGTTTGCCCATGGATACTGTCCTGACAccgaggatctgcttggagattacatcaTCTATGCATTCTCAGTATACGTCACCTTCCAGAAGTAAGACGTTAGaaataggtcaaaggtcattaaAAGTTGGTACCAGCCCCCGTCTTATGCCTAGGTCCCATtttccaacccggggcccggccgggaagCTTTTGGAGACGGAAAATATAATAAGAAAGGCAACACAACACACAGAAGGTGAAAGAAAATAATCAGGATCATGTGTATATTCATGGGTAAACACTTTTCACCTTCTATGCTTTTTTCTATACACTTTTTGGACCCGAAAGCTAGgacccgctttggaaatgtgagcgTAGCATACTTTGGTGAGTCCTATTTCTTGCGTTTGAACAAAGTTTAATCCTTTATCACAATGTTATCTATGACTCTAATGCTAATATAGCATCACGTTAGTGTTAGGGTACCGATATCCGCCTTCTCTGGTGTTTCAGTGGTGATCATATAGACGAGCGTTCCCGCGCCCGAGCAAAAAAGAAGTACACAGGGCGTATCAGCCACTGCGCCCAGCGGGTCGGCACCTTTATGACTCTGGGTAAACTTGGACCTGGGAAAGCTTTTGTAAGTATTCAAAAGAGAAATTAATTCCGTCCTAGATCTCCGTAAATACTCTTGTTGGTAATTACTCATATAGTAAAGTTCTTGTGAACACAACCAGGGTAATACTCAAATCTAACATTTCCATGTCTTTCCCGTCAGAGACTTGGGGGGGATATACAATCTGAGTCatgtttgggacggcattcttgctgctgcagcgccacctacatcggctataagtagcagtgagaagcagatccagccattctaaccctgatgatggtgtctgacagacatcgaaacgttggatcAAGGAGGTTCCTTGGTTCAATGTATTACGTACAACTATACAGAGTCTATATAGTATGAAAATTCCGTTTTGATGCAAAAGACCAAAACCTGATCGTTCGTACTCTTTTTCGGAATGACTAACGCTTTTCCCCGGGGGCACGCCGTATTTCTCCATCTACAGGGATTGGCCCATGTGTCCAAGGCCCCCATCCCGCCACACCTGAGCCTGGTGAGCCGGGGCGCCAGCATCCTGCATTTCACACTGCGGGACTTCAGGGCCGTGTCTGAGGGACAACCGGCTTTGCAGGGACTCCACTCGGAAATGGTGGAAGTACGTATTTTAGGGACCAGACTTGGCTCTTCAGTCATGACTGTctgaatcatttttttttgcagtaaggccacaccaatttaatttcttggttcacggattttttcataaaaaatatggagcgagagggcgaaataaaaataaaaataaaaattgtaaaatggttggggtaaaggtaacgactaatccaaaacataaagaaaaaagttttcagcttgaaaaaagtacaaaaacacatttattgtacagtaacagcacctgtaccaacactttaaggagcttataatataaaggccaatttgctacaccagaaagttggtgaatggtttcattaatggtgaaaatttgctgagtagtgatttttatttttattttgttttccaaaaaataggagcgagcgaatccgtgaaccaagaaattaaatcggtgtggcctaaggccatgatttatttgattatatggatgacatcttcagGGATCCCcaaaaactaatgcgagcgtgcaaagaaGAAAGTTTGACCCCCCTGTTTGCCTTCATTATGTGatctaagtggttaggaaggttgaaccatgaactgaacacacagaatagtAGTATAGTATTAACTGAAagatagattcttcatttttgttctttcacatcttctttaaccttgaaaaattctatgaaattagtatacgttttcctgtatttgtttttgcaacacTCGGCATACATTggcttattacctccatgaaatgtcatggaatggaggttatattttctgttatgtgtctctgtctgtgtagataattactcaagaacggctggatggattggtttaatacttgttgtgttggtggggtgtgatgaaagctcgaattcatgagattttgggagccgtatttgtcgttataatcgatgtaataatatcagaaatcacccctatatttgagatatattggtacaggcatcgtgctttatgtgtttgttaatgggcttagctcaaagcagatggtgaggtgacagctgtttggggaaccccgagtttttaaatatgataattagttttatttatgtctgcttaggatatcatggagatgtgaagcgtaagtataattgtaagaagttgaggtacatttaacgataatgcttaacaggtatggatgtctcactgttatgtgtctctgtctgtgtagatgattactcaagaacggctggatggattggtttaatacttgttgtgttggtggggtgtgaggaaagctcgaatcgatgagatttggGGAGCCGTAtgtgtcgttataatcgatgtaataatatcagaaatcacccctatatttgagatatattggtacaggcatcgtgctttacgtgtttgttaatgggcttagctccaagcagatggtgaggtgacagctgtttggggaaccccaagttttttaaatatgataattagttttatttatgtctgcttaggatatcatggagatgtgaagcgtaagtataattgtaagaagttgaggtacatttaacgataatgcttaacaagtatggatgtctcactgttatgtgtctctgtctgtgtagatgattactcaagaacggctggatggattggtttcatacttgttgtgttggtggggtgttatgaaagctcgaatcgatgagattttgtgAGCCGTAtttgtcgttataatcgatgtaataatatcagaaatcacccctatatttgagatatattggtacaggcatcgtgctttatgtgtttgttaatgggcttagctcaaagcagatggtgaggtgacagctgtttggggaaccccgagtttttttaatatgataattagttttatttatgtctgcttaggatatcatggagatgtgaagcgtaagtataattgtaagaagttgaggtacatttaacgataatgcttaacaggtatggatgtctcacatactgtactgctgatttgagtgacatggtgattaaaatgccattaggtcctctcatctgggttgggtgttagaagttttatgggcgatacagatgttctgattttgttaagataagggacagttgttagttgtctctttcgtagccaatggtacttgttttttagcagacggggttggcgccaagtattcatcttacagttggtgtagggctgtcagaggaaagtgtgcatctcgtttttgtaccgtgtgaacagctgatgttatgacatattggtggaaaatcaaatcaccatctgactaaagttggccacatcccttcttctttctgagtttcccaacttcctcccaccacacagctctgaggcacatagtcgaacctcaataatgctgacaaccttagacattttaaatgccaaacatcaagcttaaggaacaccacgctaccatatgccgttgacctcttaaacgcacattacacaattaagtgtcacattttgataattactaatcagatggacatcctctgtgtcatttaataaatacaccactactttcccataacatttatattatataaccattactctcaaatacaaccgactataaacatacataccatccacaaaaaagcaataaatatttcatggaggtatgaggtccccgaactctagttttgtagTTACTTTTTATGATTTACAGAATGGTtgaaactttttattttatttttggaaacggtcgaaaattgatgcacgcggatgtcatctatataatcaaatcaacatggcctactTGCGATTAGACATTACTATTGTTATCAAAAATATTTAGGTTCCACCAGACAATGTGCTATGTGAAAAGTTCTTCCAAGAGAGCCAATGGGAGAGCTACAAGAGACGTGTGGTGGAACAAACCATGGTGGACATTCACCGGCCAAAGGACGGACTGGGCCTGCGCAACTATGACGTCATTGATACCTACCCCATGTCTGAAGACATACTTGTCATCGGTAGGTGTCTGTTTTTCTTATACACGCAGCATATACCTGGAAGTGTATACTTTTTGTTCGTTCGTTTGTTCATACCCTTGTGGCACATAGGGTAGTCAGTTTTCTtgtgtttca
Above is a genomic segment from Branchiostoma floridae strain S238N-H82 chromosome 16, Bfl_VNyyK, whole genome shotgun sequence containing:
- the LOC118403721 gene encoding uncharacterized protein LOC118403721, with the translated sequence MDIVERIRESVNKSRESIDGSRETIGSNRESIGSNRETREPGRRESVGGKRESVGGGRRESVGGGRRESVGGRRESVGGRRESLGGRRESLGGRRESLGGRRESLGGRRESNAGRQQPMSRQRRQSIQLAQDEVAHELLRLRTRVWHGHRRKTQALIREETPSPVKEVQSMVEKFAMAARVVRRLCQVAMCMKKYAEDHLGKVFEGLSKPQRSPLKEQGGVFSFDATFFKTDFEHLFPDSAKKVAEKLPYERTPADLRLMVAVLRSLSSFRKYPRNIQDMLSRVVRYQSLGMNRVVIKKGHPGTAFYMVFSGRVGVVTTDDPDELMQRASMVVLRKGDIFGEMAMITGASRNATVQTLEQTELVVVDSYNLRDSDMHALLKRDFKAKYDFLRKLDLFSPWGDEPMEKLASLSKTETMPHGNVVVTDMGEEPIIVFITKGHCDVIKLVDISQATMDMEDGGSNMSERFSSHLSAKTLSSHHHILPPITQETVSDQHLGSSVENVVGEKKEEVHRARSKSVDVRVRFTDPRRTIEPKQLLSFSDIPMPAEIAKIESGDHIDERSRARAKKKYTGRISHCAQRVGTFMTLGKLGPGKAFGLAHVSKAPIPPHLSLVSRGASILHFTLRDFRAVSEGQPALQGLHSEMVEVPPDNVLCEKFFQESQWESYKRRVVEQTMVDIHRPKDGLGLRNYDVIDTYPMSEDILVIDIGSSTLSFLQGWTGGAVLPRHQQTPASRAAQQRLGSEYIARPIFAKDNRGSLRLIDMIEDRTRNPSRNQYGLKCHHLPQDSR